From Micromonospora rifamycinica, a single genomic window includes:
- a CDS encoding thiamine pyrophosphate-dependent enzyme, with the protein MQLTEEATLRSLFGRMVGDEKHGWAAASTLHTIWVLYDRVLNVSPENIDDPDRDRFFLSKGHGPMALYAMLAAKGFIAPEALDTWAQLGSPLGLHPDRTLVPGVEISSGSLGHGLPLAVGTALALRAEGRRARVVVLMGDGEFDEGSNHEAIAIASRLGLDRITAIVIDNRSASLGWPDGIARRFEVEGWRAATVDGRDNDELYRALTQEPDGRPQAVVAEIRPNREGSAA; encoded by the coding sequence ATGCAACTTACCGAAGAAGCAACATTACGCAGCCTGTTCGGCAGGATGGTGGGCGACGAGAAGCACGGATGGGCGGCGGCATCGACGCTGCACACCATCTGGGTCCTCTACGACCGGGTGCTCAACGTCTCGCCCGAGAACATCGACGACCCGGACCGGGACCGGTTCTTCCTCTCCAAGGGCCACGGGCCGATGGCCCTCTACGCGATGCTCGCCGCGAAGGGTTTCATCGCCCCGGAAGCCCTGGACACCTGGGCGCAGCTCGGTTCACCGCTCGGCCTGCACCCGGACCGGACCCTGGTACCCGGCGTGGAGATCAGCAGCGGCTCACTCGGGCACGGGCTTCCGCTGGCCGTGGGCACCGCCCTCGCGCTGCGCGCCGAGGGGCGGCGGGCCCGCGTGGTGGTGCTGATGGGCGACGGCGAGTTCGACGAGGGCAGCAACCACGAGGCGATCGCGATCGCGAGCCGCCTCGGGCTGGACCGCATCACCGCCATCGTGATCGACAACCGTTCGGCGAGCCTCGGCTGGCCGGACGGCATCGCCCGGCGCTTCGAGGTGGAGGGCTGGCGGGCGGCCACCGTGGACGGACGCGACAACGACGAGTTGTACCGGGCGCTGACCCAGGAACCCGACGGACGGCCGCAGGCCGTGGTCGCGGAGATCCGCCCGAACCGGGAAGGGAGCGCGGCATGA
- a CDS encoding methyltransferase domain-containing protein: protein MKKPTPDEIGHGYDAFADLLDRLWGENLHHGYWNDASEDVSVDEAADRLTDRLAGLLTIEPGDRLLDLGCGIGEPAMRLAAAHKIEVVGVSISRRQVERANDRAVAAGLADRLSFQLADAMDLPFPDGSFDLVWALESLHHMPDRGHVLAQAARVLRPGGRVAIGDFMLLPSADGYEAGAARVAEASKGVLSVISLDDYLSLIRAAGLEPGPTEDVSRYTRPSWDKAAERFAALREQAVPHIGAEQFDLTLSRFHAFSAEPSLGYALLTARKPA, encoded by the coding sequence GTGAAGAAGCCGACGCCGGACGAGATTGGCCATGGCTACGACGCGTTCGCGGATCTGCTCGACCGGCTCTGGGGCGAGAATCTGCACCACGGTTACTGGAACGACGCGTCCGAGGACGTATCGGTGGACGAAGCCGCCGACCGGCTGACCGACCGGCTGGCCGGTCTGCTGACCATCGAACCGGGTGATCGTCTGCTCGATCTCGGTTGTGGCATCGGCGAGCCGGCGATGAGGCTGGCGGCGGCTCACAAGATCGAGGTCGTCGGCGTGTCGATCAGCCGGCGGCAGGTGGAGCGGGCGAACGACCGCGCGGTGGCCGCCGGGCTGGCCGACCGGTTGTCCTTCCAGTTGGCCGACGCGATGGACCTGCCGTTCCCGGATGGCTCCTTCGACCTCGTGTGGGCGCTGGAGTCGCTGCACCACATGCCGGACCGGGGGCACGTCCTGGCGCAGGCGGCCCGGGTGCTGCGGCCCGGCGGACGGGTGGCGATCGGTGACTTCATGCTGCTGCCGAGCGCCGACGGCTACGAGGCGGGCGCCGCCCGTGTCGCCGAGGCCAGCAAGGGTGTGCTGTCGGTCATCAGTCTCGACGACTACCTCTCCCTCATCCGGGCCGCCGGGCTCGAACCCGGCCCCACCGAGGACGTCAGCCGCTACACCCGGCCCTCCTGGGACAAGGCGGCCGAGCGGTTCGCCGCCCTGCGGGAACAGGCGGTGCCACACATCGGGGCGGAGCAGTTCGATCTCACGCTCTCCCGGTTCCACGCCTTCAGCGCGGAGCCGTCGCTGGGGTACGCCCTCCTCACCGCCCGCAAACCCGCCTGA